In Lytechinus pictus isolate F3 Inbred chromosome 13, Lp3.0, whole genome shotgun sequence, the DNA window aaaatgtacttagagagggagaaaaagaggggggggggggaggaaacaaaacaagaaggtatggtaaagctctaaagtgcaaaaagtgatgtaagaaagtcagagtaaacactgaaatgaacaaagactgagtagaaggagataaataaaacgttgattaattgggcaccggaaattatcttttatcaaaccagaatgttttaggcttgaaattaatacgctgaagtgtaaaggatttttcttccccccctttttttttttttttttttttgggggggggggtcagttcctagttgtaattatttccttttactctttatgtggcaattttctaaaggcccccccccaaaaaaaaaaaaaaaaaaaaaaaaaaaaaaaaatggaaggggtgctttctttaagagtgtttaagttcctaatggccatgtcctttaaccttctatatttttatgttgtcagtttttaaggacctcctccgcccccccccaaaaaaaggaacatatagatattattgaaggtgattaataccatgaataccctgcgctattttatgatgttaaaggggaatccaaataaacacttgtttttatgaggaaaagaaaaaatcagacaataggtcaaagtttgaacaatatcggacaaaccataagaaagttgtgaatatataaaagttgtataaattggtaatcactatatacccatgaagacttcaaattggccgcacatgtgatgtcataatgatgtaagggaaggaccactcttccatgtacagaaataattaattgactaaaatgtatttttcaaaagttttacttcaaattgtatctttctttcatgaggacataaagcattatactaacaggtttatattacggccccaatgaaatttaggagaaaaccaaaaatcaaagtacaaggccaatgggaaagttgtccttgcggcctcaccccttgtcataatttacttacccattatcaatttgaaatctacatactagtagccttagggatcttaattttaaagcagtcataactttattttgcttgtctgattgctttcaaactttcaccattcttatttttctccttttccacacaacattttatgaccaaggctggattcccctttaacactgaatgtgaatctttacccaaaatgaatatttgtgtaaacttttctgagcacaggctgaaaactgagaagtagattgatccacaattgatgagttttccctgcatttctggctatatgtggttatcaaggcaatgcactctctgacaaatgaaaaaaaaaaggttcttgcacatctttatctcaaggccaatgtgtgagccatatcATGCATGAGAATAGGTTTGGAACTGataaagtagttcaaattgcaaggtttttacctaaattttgccatataatatgttgttaccatggcaacacaatttctgaaacaatcacaaaaagtgccttgtacatctttactttaataccaatgtgtgtgccaaatttcatgagaattgatttaaaactgatgaagcagtttgaattgtaaggttttttccccaattttcaccaaatgttatgttgttaccatggcaacaaaatttctgaaagacacacaaaatgtgtcttagacatcttcacctcaagaccaatgtgtgtgccaaatttcatgagaatcggatgaaaacagaggaagtagttctaactgcaagatttgtaaccttattttgccataatacactgttaccatggcaacacatgcaaaaaatgtgtcttgcacatctttacaccaagaccaaaatatgtacatacacaccaacattcaaccccctccaccgccacccttcggcttgtttagcatctgcattcagatatttagtgcattgagatgtgaggacaaacaaaatatctgttcaaaaagggtctgaactcaagaactaaaccaatgcaaaataatgcactgctattgagttttgcactagcgctagtctatatatcagaccaatctaaactcataaattctgacattttcacccattttttcactgttcctgcagccagattttttggagcataccccatttttaattcttatacataaacaaaggtctggagaaaaaatcatgcttttgtccactgtgtccacaagtagggtgtttttgacgctaacagaccggactataTGGAGTGGGGGCAAAAAACGTAATATTGGTGCATAAATTTGTCACGAACAAATATTAGGAGTATTTTCTtcggattttttttcaggggggggggggatttcccTTTTCCTTGTATATTTTCCCTTCTCACATTTTGTTCTTTCTATTATTATATCACTTGGTACTACATTATGGGGGCGAGCGCCCCTGCCCCCTTTTGGTGACATCCCTGTATGTAACATTAAAATAGCAAGTAGAACCTACGTTTCCCtcaagtagttttttttttgcacaaagGGATTTTAACGACCATAAAGGGAAAGCAGATAACAAAATATCAGTTTGCACTTTCATGTAACAAACATCTAAGGTTACAAAGTTTCCAAACTTAAAAAAGGAGATTTATAACTTTTTTACGAACAAAAAGTTTTCAtggattattatttcatttttctttccaggTATCTTCACAATAACCCACTCACTTCACTAAATGGAGCACCATTTGTTCATTGTAGGTCGTTAAACACATTGTAAGTATAAACAGGGGCCGCAGATAGATTTTTGATAGTGGGGGCTGTGTGCCACAATTGGATGGGGCTGAATTTGccttaaatcataattttgatgGTCATCTTCACGGTTTTGGAGACGtttattgaataaaattgaGAAGGCCGAGGCCCTTGTGAAATGTTAAAATCAGAATTACTCCATTATGATTAATTAGCTTCTCTATTTATAGGTTTAGTTATGGAGGATAGCATAAAACCGGTGCTGGCATTCGTGTTTGGAGCACAGTGAGAATTGCCTGTCATAGCTCCAGGACCTAATCTGActttacaaatacatgtatgagacAAATCACAAGATTTATGACTATATTTGCAAGATTTGTCCTATGTGAGTTCAGTGGTATAACTTGGTATTTCCATTTCGTTAACATGATGGTGAACTTATCGTGAGGGGCAGCGCCAGGCTATTTCAAGTTTGAGAGGAAAGTGGGGGCggcctattattattttttatttgaattacaTGGGTAGTATAGAATTACACATCATACATGCATGCAGGCTCTCTCTTGtatacttttctttcttctcccaaTTAGTTATTCCCCTTTTTTTGTTTCACTACTTAAATTCTtaaggaagaggggggggggtcaacacCCCCCTTTAGGTCGCCCCTGCTTATCGCATAGTGATAACACTAATGATGGAATACCATAATGTCtcttttatataattttgtgGTTTTCTACCTATGCCAGGTCTCTCGCACACTCAACACCACGGGAATCAACCGAGATGATGTCACTCGTGGAGCATTTACCAAGCCTGCGTCTCATGTACGTCATAGTTTCATACGATGCGTCAGCTCATTGCGCCAATACATTTTGCCAACATAATTGTATTGCGTAGTCACATCGCGATGCGAGGGCAAAACCGATTCCCTTGGCTTCAGTTGCATAAAAGTTTCTCTGACGTTATtaaactttgccatccaatggtatagAAATTCACcagcactttttttttcaaggataaAACACACCATTTTTaaaatggtaatgataatagggtgaaggtgggggggggggggggggtgatgaaaGATAAGGGTTGGTCATacaactatatacatgtaatacccATTATTTAattgagaaaagaaaatcaccACCCCCATATTTATCACAATGCGGAAGGGCAATACAAAACCATTGTTGACCATTATAAActtaaattttgcataaaattatttttgtttatttttgcagATTTATAGATGGAATCATAAAGGATTGTGAATGTGATTGGTTGGAAACCATGGAAACCTTAAAAGCACGGACCATTGATATCATGGACGAACACCATGTAATGACGCATTGTATCGATGAGTGGAGGGCCCATTGTGACGGTAATAAGGGGCActtctatttttaaaataatctaATTCTCGCCaccccaagtaaaaaaaaaaaaaaaaaaaaaaaagaaatctgtcacatctattttctttttcccccGAGTTCTTATATATTCATTAATttccacagaaaaaaaataaattgcactCATGCAACCCGTAACTACGGGGTACCGATGGGGCGGGCGGGGGGGGGTATCTTCAACTTCAACATTGCAGTGAGCAACGTCATAATTACGCaaggcgaccccccccccctcctcgaaataatgaaatgtcgctgtcaaaattgaattttctattTACCTTCTtccctttcattttctattttgtatttaatttctCGCCTTATTTATAATTATCTTATCATTGCAATCCGTAAAATGACAAATGTATCATCGTCCATTGAGCCATTGTCCACCGATGGTAGTTGTTGTAAATCctaaaaaatatgttattaatgGCCATCCCCCTTGACAACCATTTTAGAAGagacagaaaaaaagaacatcCCACAAAAAGATTCATGAATGCCTAAGTTTTCAGAACTTGAATCCCTTGTAAAATGGTATACCTGTaaacaataaaaacttaaattttCAACATAAAAGTTGCAATGTGTGTTATGTAATCCTCTAAAAGCTTGGCGTCggtttaatgttttttttgaGCTAATTCACCTAAatatttgtctttgttttttgttacaGTATCACATATCCATCAAATCACCTTGGATGCCCTCCGTCATCATGCTCCTCATACTGACGAAATCACTTTCGATGATCTGCAAGCTCCCGTTGTCAATGGCAACGGGACTTTGGTCTTTCCCGATGGATACGGCGAGCAATACCCACTAAACTCTGTCGACGGTAAGAGGGCGCTATACCAATACGATTGGATTACGCGAGAAAGAATCGGACAGATCGAGGATGACGAAAAACGGAAATCTTTCCAAGATGTTTTTAGGAAGAGGATGACCGATTTCATACGGAAACATTATTTCCTGAACGGGTAATTTTCTAGGCCAGACTTTCCCTAATTATGAAATTTGttgattttaagttttggatgtgactatttgtgattttttaaatccaaATCTCATATCAATAAGTCTCTTTTCATGCAGATGCCCTAAAAATGCAAGTAagtaaaaatgtaataattatcAAACTCTTATTTGCTTTGACTATAGAGATCGGCCCGACAAGAAatgctgaattaaaaaaaaaacaaaaaacatacaaaatatcataaaaagtcGCTCTAATCTATAACAGGTTCCTAGAAATCTCTGAAAACACTTTATaactaattaattcattttatggttatttcatttttgtgcaCACTGTataaaattgtattattataCTTTAAAATTCTTTTTCCCCCATAGCATCGTTAATGGAACCAACCACAATATGGTAAGTCGGTTTTTGTATATTAGGGTTGTATAAGGCACAATACTTTGAATTACGGGTACTGTACAAATGATCAACTTTCATGAAGAAATAATAGGGGACCAATAATTGAACCTTGAGGTATTCCACATGTTGCAATATTagaatctggggcccgttgcagaaagagtctcaatcaatcgcaactctaaaaatcatacgcaacttgattttcaaccaattaacagcgcgcatttgggagttgcgattgattgattgatttttttaaacgcaattctttctgcaacggacccctgatacttgattattaaCAATGACATTGATTTCTATTTATAAGTTTAACAGTTAATTAAATCTGAGAAACATCATCATATACATCAGgaaatttaaaatatttattgttaAAAGCAGCTACTTTTATACTGTAGATTAGTCCCTTTATCtataaaaatgtcattattttatcttttcatgaaaatatttttgtgcaGCTATATAAGACCAAGGGTCCGTTTCAGAAATGATCTCATATTATTTTAACTTTGCAAATGTGGTAAAAagcagggctcagcagccaaacAAAATAGACTGTTTCCATGATAGTTACAATATTATATGGCCATAATCATAAATCTTTGTTACAGGCTCTGTCATGGGATGCATGTTCGAATCCCTCATGGTCCCCTCTATTCAAATTTAATTgattgttacatgtatatataacatATCTGAAAATCGCTTAGAGATGTTGTTCtgatgtattaagtgctatataaaagtggattattattattattatttagattaatattattattataattattattcttatcattgttatcactGGTGTTGATCCGTGACATCAAACTATTCAATGAGGTGGGGGGATGACACAAGATATTATCCCCCCTTGAACAATAGATTCACAACAAAAATCGACAcccatgatttttattttcaatattatatcattttatttcattgatttataatcaattgaataatttttttttctgtgaataAAATAGTGAAATTCAAACTCATATATCATTCTATTCTTTATATGACCTCTAAGACCTTGTCTGACCTATCACCGCATGACTGGGAGACCTCTCTTCAAAAGAAGCCCACCAACGGTTCGACGCCTGATGCGTCGAAAACCAAGCAAAAACCAAAAGGGAAGGCGAAGAAGAAGGGCGTGCCAACCAATTTTATCTGGTTGATAGTCGGAGGATTGGGGGCTGGCTTATTGGTCGTGCTTCTTGTGTCACTACAGGTAATGCAATGAGTATATTATTTGCACTTTTATGGGGTTGGAGTAGCCTTTTCTGTGCAACTTTGCACTTCTCAGGTGAGAAATTCCACCAGTAAAATGTTTTCCTAGCACCCTATCAGCTATGAacatcctcctcttcttccacttcttctcttcttcttgtccttcctcttcttcttctccctcatCTTCTTCCTTTACTAAGATCTTTGCCTCTCTGTAAATTCCATTCCATTAATTTATCCATTGCCATTTTTCTCAAACAGTTTTCGTATATCTTTCTTGTTTCCACTCCATATCTTCATTCAAATGCATacataaattatcatatttcTCTCCCATTACACCCGTATATATGGTAAATATTTCGTTCGTCATTTTATTGTGCAGCACATTGACTGGAAAGACCATTCAATAAAAGATCCcgagaaggagaagagaaagaaagaaaagaagaaggagagatGCTGCGGGTAATTATTCCTGtgattatcaaaataatgaatatttataaatgaatcatgaatcatttatgattattatatgaattagtGAAATTAATCATTTTGGAAACGGATTGTGATAGAAGATTGGagattcaattattttatacaCAGTATATTTATGTAAATTGTAAAACGATTTCTTAATGTACCCCTCAGTCAGCATGCAAAAGTGGTCTACATGCTATAGCTAATGATATACaaaattgatatatacttcGTTCAGAAATTACAATTgcatttttcttcaatttgaaAACATGCAAAAAGCAATCTATATCTTGTGTTGATATTAAACAAGATTATGGCACATGctgttggtttaaaaaaaatatcaaccaAAACACCAAGAAGTCCCAAGATTATTACCTCCATGTATCTCGCTTTATCTGTACCTCTGTATGTAGGTCTGTCTCagcggttccatgacatttgctcgggcgacaattgctctgctctaaattccacacactaatcgaatgaccaacttcaataCTGGGTTTACACTATACCCTAACATATAACCCTATTGCaaacctaaacctaacccttcatcttagacaaaattaaacccggagcaattgtcgcaggagcaaatgtcgtgtcaccatcTCCGCaccctccccttctctcttttctaACTCTGCATAAATTTctctaactctctctctctccttctctatctcctatatatctctctcttccttgcatgctttttctatctatctcactctctctctcgctctttctCTCTTAAAAGATGGTTTGGGACCATGACAGGAAAGCTAAGTGTCCGTAAACAGTTTGTTAAGGGAACGACAGAGAAAAAGCATGCCAAACAGAAGTTTGCAAGATCGACCCAAAGTAACTTTGCTGTTTTGCATGGACAAGCAAAGCAGGTAGGCCTAAGATCTTAATTTTTGAGTAAGCCTATAGGCAAAGGAGGGTTGGTGGTGGGTTATTTACTCTGAAAGTATGAATATGTAACATAGTCCTCAAataattaagtacatttttCGTTGCTGACTTACATGGACTCAcagcagtggggggggggggggtggggaatgTTCTCTCACTGCATTGTTGTTAATTATCGTTTTCTGTTTCTGAAATcggcccccccccaaaaaaaaaaaaaaaaaaaaaaaaatcttagtttCCTTTACACaaaaaatttcaatttataattgaaaaaaagtaaacaagaaacaaagtaaaaatgaaaagaaagtttCTTGTTTCTATGCAACAAAGTAACAAAACAGTGAGCTCATAACTATTGGAATAGAGAGACACACATGATTTTTCATTTCCGTTTTCCCATTtctaaatgtttttctttttttctcctttactAATTATCAGAAAATGGATGAAATAAACGGAGGGCAACATCCACCTTCCCCAAACTTTGGCCGCTACACCACTCCATCCAATCACATCGTGGCACCGCAACAAGCCCCGCCCAACCCAAAACGTTCAGCCAATCTAGGCCCGCCACCGGCTCCCCCGGTACCGCCAACCACAGGTCTGCGGAGAATGTCAGTGGACGAAGGTGTACGCAAAATGGTGACGTCACAACGTGATAAGGTGACAGGACAGAGGACGCCTTCTGAAGGGTCGACATACTATTTTGATAATTTCTACACAGATAGCGAGGACGACATTGATGAGGAAACTGACCTGTTTCGCAGATGACATCACCAAACATAATAGTGAAGTATAGGCCTCAATGTATATGGACAGTTGGCCCAAGCAATCTTTCTGGATAGAATTATTTTGTCGTGAGGGTAGAGGTATATATGGATAAAGGAGTGGGTAAATCAACTTTATCACTTCTAGAAGAGTAGGAGACTTCTCAGAAATGAAGGAGAACAAAGTACACCAATagaagaaagggggggggggtagaatgATAGATAATCTGAATAACCTTTTGAAAAGTAtaatttacagaaaaaatacCATTACAAAGGAAAATTTTAAGTACGTAAGCACACCCTTTTTCTTTGCAGGGTTTTAATTGagcttttacaaagaaaaccatATGAAAATGTTGAATGCAAACCTACTCTATAATACCTTATTTATATAACTTAGCTTCATTATTAGAATCATTTCTTCACAAAGTAAGTTATAAAAATGATTCATAAGCAGTATCTACTTGCATGCAGAATTTGAACTTAGCCTTTGAAATAAAAGTTATTTCTATCATTAATAACGATTGTGGTCTTCCcagggtcgggggggggggggggtgaccctTTATACACAAATTTGTTACATATTAATTATGTAAGAGATCATTTGTCTGTGTGTGACTGAATTAGAGTTTgtatgataaatttatatcattaaaggggaatgaaacccttgaaaccagctgaatccatatcaaagagaaaaatcaaaaaaacatattgttgaaagtttgaggaagattgaatgaataataagaaagttatgagcatttgaatattgagatcactaatgccatgtagatcctcccattggcaatgcgaccaagatctgtgatgtcacacacgtacaactccctcattgctttagtacttatttcacttatattctcacttttatagaatctatcacaaggtgaggtgttctctttatgagaggacaagtacagaggtttcacaacattatatcattgatgaatcgtttgtcatatgattagaaagagcaaaaagagatgttttggggtatattttcagtgtccaaaaggggagagttgttcatctgtgatatcataggtcttggttgcgttgccaatgggaggatctccatagcattagtgatctcgacattcaaatgctcataactcttctattggtagtcctattttactcaaacttttgttgatcttattctttgatttttctgctctcacaaaagctaacttgctccaaaagtttcattctcctttaaagtgtAGTTCATGCATGATGAGATGTGTTTTCATAGTAAGAAGCATGAAaggttaaaaaacaacaactagaCAACCAACTGCTTgaggtcctctccaagggacctggCGATGAGGATAAATGGTTTTAGTACCAAACGGCAGTCAGGCACTTATTTAGTTTAGGACCCTGTCGGATTGCGAGGTTatcgctctaccaactgagcctcTTCCCCGTATCTGTAAATAGGTGGGAGATAAAGACAAAAAATCCAACCTTTTTCTTCacagaaataattttcatttgaaatataaatattaatggaTAAGACAATTTTCTATCATATATCTTCAAATATTACCTTATGCCATTCCACAAATACTTACAAttgtggtaactttgccattatggcaactgcTACATGGAAACCTCCATTGTGATAGGCTGTTGAGCCCTCTTACTAATTATAAATCTTTTATTGAATGGGGGCCCTGTTCTTCCGTACCAAGGGATGTTGCTCATAGACTAACCAAAAACCTGATTAAATAATACAAATTGTAGGTAGAATCTGAAAATGATTTGTACCATGAAGCTATGACAACACAATGTATAATCACAACTGGTCAGGGCCCAGTGAAACAAAATTTACTATTACAATATCTTTGCCATCCTGTGctgaccgcacagaaacgttgttagcctaacagagcGCTAACAGCAAGCacagtcacatctttcggattgtgaagtcaaaacatttatttcaatgtgtaagtaatgcattgttgtgacattaggcatcgctgccacattaccgattgtaacagggcctctgttagcgcatttttttgttagcgctaacaaatGTTTCTgtgccctgttgcataaaagtttaataccattatggtaactttaccaGCCAACggacttgcatggaatccttgattttgattggctggtgatcagcgttaccaattgatggcaaagttaccataatagtaatgtttatgcaacagggcccagaagtaactaccatggtaacaatattcaacagccaatcaaaagaaAGGATTCCATAGACATTGTCAAAAGTGTTATATACTTAAAAAAaggctcaatttttttttttactattgttaataaatgaaaattgacaCAGGTATTGTTTTGTACAGGATATGTTATTTATTGTCAACTGTTTATctacataatatatacatgtacgaaacaaaaaagtaaatgaGATGCCGCTGATCATGATCATGTAAAACAAGACATACATGAAATGTTGATAGTTcatattcattgattttaagACACAAAATAAACTGAATCACAAGCAAAACAGAACAGGTAGGTGTTTCATAGAgctataagttttttttttttcacacacgactggtgaccctttcttgtggtcCATAATATATCCCAATGTTACTTTTagaaac includes these proteins:
- the LOC129274528 gene encoding uncharacterized protein LOC129274528; this encodes MTLSEATSWILYLVFVQCVISSDHDHCMQSACICERTRLICNPHHMGEEQQELLDEIPTPLREQHFPAFEEADFRYNNIGDVKTKSFHGLHNLNILWLSHNQVSMLDAHAFSGATALQIIDLSYNRLEIFETRVLASEPHLLNLHTIDLSHNSIKSIEAHSFIATPNLKQLYLHNNPLTSLNGAPFVHCRSLNTLFIDGIIKDCECDWLETMETLKARTIDIMDEHHVMTHCIDEWRAHCDVSHIHQITLDALRHHAPHTDEITFDDLQAPVVNGNGTLVFPDGYGEQYPLNSVDGKRALYQYDWITRERIGQIEDDEKRKSFQDVFRKRMTDFIRKHYFLNGIVNGTNHNMTLSDLSPHDWETSLQKKPTNGSTPDASKTKQKPKGKAKKKGVPTNFIWLIVGGLGAGLLVVLLVSLQHIDWKDHSIKDPEKEKRKKEKKKERCCGWFGTMTGKLSVRKQFVKGTTEKKHAKQKFARSTQSNFAVLHGQAKQKMDEINGGQHPPSPNFGRYTTPSNHIVAPQQAPPNPKRSANLGPPPAPPVPPTTGLRRMSVDEGVRKMVTSQRDKVTGQRTPSEGSTYYFDNFYTDSEDDIDEETDLFRR